The following are from one region of the Haloactinomyces albus genome:
- a CDS encoding neutral zinc metallopeptidase, which yields MRAPRVIPAMAAALLLAVIVAVFGCSSIAGTARPTENILVRPVDPSFVYGTDGSSIDRLAATVVTDVQAYWSRAFPQHFGSPWRDIDGGFFSVDTTDKDSDPPPCTAEVADLAGNAFYCTALDAIAWDRAALLPVLAEHYGRTAVVAVLAHEMGHAVQHRHSTPSGDTGSGAAGTSTSSPILTEAIADCYAGAYARWVVDGHSERLHIRKAQLDGAMRALTSFRDPVGTPRSDAGAHGTAFDRVSAFQDGYRGGPSSCAEMTRHNRFTSTAMTSAPERRNQPLEKILRSRAAAMRAYFAGLVDRRGGHWTDPVLHRASPANCTEGRRRAEDRRRPVVYCPQPPTVLVDRRELANTHGEIGDQASATALATGYARAALSGLGRPTSGAEAARQASCLAGAYTGSVLHEAARRPPLSASDLDEAVILLLSEEKVGRAASATSAPTGFDRVTAFRAGVRGGADACGA from the coding sequence GTGCGCGCACCACGGGTCATTCCGGCCATGGCGGCGGCCCTGCTGCTCGCCGTCATCGTGGCGGTCTTCGGATGCTCGAGCATCGCGGGCACCGCACGACCGACCGAGAACATCCTCGTCCGGCCGGTGGACCCCTCGTTCGTGTACGGCACGGACGGCAGCAGCATCGACAGGCTGGCGGCCACCGTCGTCACCGATGTGCAGGCCTACTGGTCCCGGGCCTTCCCGCAGCACTTCGGCAGCCCGTGGCGCGATATCGACGGCGGTTTCTTCTCCGTGGACACCACCGACAAGGACAGCGACCCGCCCCCGTGTACCGCGGAAGTCGCCGATCTGGCGGGTAACGCCTTCTACTGCACCGCGCTGGATGCCATCGCGTGGGACCGGGCGGCCCTGCTGCCCGTGCTGGCCGAGCACTACGGCCGGACGGCCGTGGTCGCCGTGCTCGCCCACGAGATGGGGCACGCGGTGCAGCACCGGCACAGCACCCCTTCCGGTGACACCGGATCCGGCGCCGCGGGCACCTCCACCAGCTCTCCCATACTGACCGAAGCGATCGCCGACTGCTATGCGGGCGCCTACGCACGCTGGGTCGTCGACGGCCACTCCGAACGCCTGCACATCAGGAAAGCGCAACTGGACGGTGCGATGCGTGCGCTGACGAGTTTCCGCGATCCGGTCGGCACCCCGCGATCCGACGCCGGTGCTCACGGCACCGCATTCGATCGCGTCTCGGCCTTTCAGGACGGCTACCGCGGTGGGCCGAGTTCGTGCGCGGAGATGACGAGGCACAACCGATTCACCAGTACGGCGATGACGTCGGCCCCGGAACGCCGCAACCAGCCGCTGGAGAAAATCCTGCGTTCCCGCGCAGCCGCCATGCGGGCCTACTTCGCCGGACTGGTCGATCGCAGGGGTGGGCACTGGACCGATCCCGTCCTGCACCGCGCGTCCCCGGCGAATTGCACCGAGGGACGTCGAAGGGCCGAGGACCGTCGAAGGCCGGTCGTCTACTGCCCGCAACCGCCCACAGTGCTCGTCGACCGCCGTGAGCTTGCGAACACGCATGGCGAGATCGGTGACCAGGCGAGTGCCACGGCCCTGGCCACAGGGTATGCACGGGCCGCCCTGTCCGGCCTCGGCAGACCCACATCCGGTGCCGAGGCCGCCAGGCAGGCGAGTTGTCTGGCCGGCGCCTACACCGGATCGGTGCTGCACGAGGCCGCTCGGCGACCGCCGCTGTCCGCGAGTGATCTGGACGAGGCCGTCATCCTGCTTCTGTCGGAGGAGAAGGTCGGCCGCGCCGCTTCCGCTACGAGCGCACCGACCGGATTCGACCGGGTCACCGCCTTTCGGGCCGGCGTGCGCGGCGGCGCGGACGCCTGTGGTGCATGA
- a CDS encoding neutral zinc metallopeptidase produces MTATVGTRHRKRFIGAVLTVVACLAATGCAHPISGMPTTAGSLATASVAGLPATNGPSGPRPGVPDASLPVENSAGGELDTLATNAVADIRAYWKKAFPETFEGREFAPVKRLVSYDSTGSGVQLCKQSTAGLVNAFYCPLDDAIAWDRGRMLPMLESSFGPMAVVTVLAHEMGHAMQHRAGVLDKDTPTLVLEQQADCFTGAFFRHVAEGSAEHFRISTGAGLNNVLGVLNYIRDAPGRTGFAGPRAHGSAFDRISAFQYGFADGPERCTEITADSVKQRTTQFQFWKDAQETDLPINRSSVEIVEESLRRVFADTGAAPPRITTQQLSCPGLSPTSPAFYCPETNTVSLDMRKLHEIAQPPSTDQRKSGYGDFAAYAQVASRYALSVQNAAGLSLDDEAASLRTACFVGSWSGLLVEDPIGRRNPVGKLRIAPGDVDEGVAALLSRDSLIAADVEGDQVPAGFARVEAFRIGFQQGMGACVAKYRH; encoded by the coding sequence GTGACAGCGACAGTGGGAACACGCCATCGGAAGCGCTTCATCGGCGCGGTCCTCACGGTGGTGGCGTGCCTGGCCGCCACCGGTTGCGCGCACCCGATCAGCGGGATGCCGACCACGGCAGGCAGCTTGGCCACCGCTTCTGTCGCGGGACTGCCCGCGACGAACGGCCCCAGCGGCCCGCGACCGGGAGTGCCCGACGCGAGCCTTCCGGTGGAAAACAGCGCAGGGGGCGAACTCGACACGCTCGCCACCAACGCGGTCGCCGATATTCGGGCCTACTGGAAAAAGGCCTTTCCGGAAACCTTCGAGGGCCGGGAGTTCGCCCCGGTCAAGCGCCTGGTCTCGTATGACTCCACCGGATCCGGTGTCCAACTGTGCAAGCAGAGCACGGCAGGCCTGGTCAACGCCTTCTACTGCCCGCTCGACGACGCCATCGCCTGGGATCGGGGCAGGATGCTGCCCATGCTCGAAAGCAGCTTCGGGCCGATGGCGGTGGTGACCGTGCTCGCCCACGAGATGGGGCACGCCATGCAGCACCGCGCGGGAGTCCTCGACAAGGACACCCCCACGCTGGTGCTCGAACAACAGGCCGACTGCTTCACCGGTGCGTTCTTCCGCCACGTCGCCGAGGGATCGGCCGAGCATTTCCGCATCTCCACCGGTGCGGGCCTCAACAATGTCCTGGGCGTGCTCAACTACATTCGCGATGCACCGGGTCGAACGGGATTCGCAGGCCCCCGGGCACACGGCAGCGCCTTCGACCGGATCTCGGCGTTCCAGTACGGATTCGCCGACGGCCCGGAGCGCTGCACCGAGATCACCGCGGACTCCGTCAAGCAGCGCACCACCCAGTTCCAGTTCTGGAAGGACGCCCAGGAAACCGACCTGCCCATCAACCGCAGCAGCGTCGAGATCGTCGAGGAGAGCCTGCGACGGGTCTTCGCCGACACCGGCGCCGCACCGCCCCGGATCACCACGCAGCAGCTGTCGTGTCCCGGACTGTCACCGACGTCCCCGGCGTTCTACTGCCCGGAGACGAACACGGTGTCGCTGGACATGCGGAAACTCCACGAGATCGCTCAGCCGCCGAGCACCGATCAACGGAAATCCGGCTATGGCGATTTCGCGGCCTACGCCCAGGTGGCCTCGCGCTACGCCCTATCGGTGCAGAACGCGGCAGGCCTCTCCCTGGACGACGAGGCCGCAAGCCTGCGTACCGCGTGTTTCGTCGGCTCCTGGAGCGGCCTGCTCGTGGAGGACCCCATCGGCAGGCGCAACCCCGTCGGCAAGCTGCGGATCGCCCCCGGCGATGTGGACGAGGGCGTGGCAGCTCTGCTGAGCAGGGACAGCCTGATCGCGGCCGACGTCGAAGGTGATCAGGTCCCCGCCGGATTCGCTCGCGTGGAGGCCTTCCGGATCGGTTTCCAGCAGGGCATGGGAGCCTGCGTCGCCAAATACCGGCACTGA
- a CDS encoding tetratricopeptide repeat protein, with amino-acid sequence MAGAVDLSALKNRAEASARSGTGQSAAAGGGQSPGGADGANSWVVDVTESTFQTEILERSMQVPVIVDLWADWCQPCKQLSPVLERLAQQDGGRWVLAKIDVDANQRIPQLFGVQSLPTVIAVANGQPVEAFAGAQPEAQIRQWLDSILDAQRDQLPGIRAAEQGAQEQQEEPEDPRFTVAEDALERGDYPAAESAYQKILDAEPGNEQAKAALAQVRFTARAESADPSAIERADAAPDDVDAQLAASDAELAAQRVEPAFDRLVRTVKRTSGDERNRVREHLIEMFELFPEGDERVATARRNLASALF; translated from the coding sequence ATGGCGGGTGCGGTAGACCTGTCGGCGCTCAAGAACAGGGCGGAGGCATCGGCCCGTTCGGGCACGGGCCAGTCGGCTGCGGCCGGGGGCGGTCAGTCGCCCGGCGGTGCCGACGGGGCCAACTCCTGGGTTGTCGATGTCACCGAGTCGACGTTCCAGACAGAGATCCTCGAGCGCTCGATGCAGGTCCCCGTGATCGTGGACCTGTGGGCGGACTGGTGCCAGCCGTGCAAGCAGCTCTCGCCGGTCCTGGAGCGTCTGGCGCAGCAGGACGGCGGTCGCTGGGTACTCGCCAAGATCGACGTGGACGCCAACCAGCGCATTCCGCAGTTGTTCGGAGTGCAGTCGCTTCCCACCGTGATCGCGGTGGCCAATGGTCAGCCGGTCGAGGCGTTCGCCGGTGCGCAGCCGGAGGCTCAGATCCGGCAGTGGCTCGACTCGATCCTGGATGCCCAGCGCGATCAGCTTCCCGGCATCCGTGCGGCCGAGCAGGGAGCACAAGAGCAGCAGGAGGAGCCCGAGGATCCCCGCTTCACCGTTGCCGAGGACGCTCTCGAACGCGGTGATTACCCGGCGGCCGAATCCGCTTACCAGAAGATTCTCGACGCCGAACCCGGCAATGAGCAGGCCAAGGCCGCGCTGGCGCAGGTGCGGTTCACGGCGCGAGCCGAGAGCGCGGACCCCTCGGCGATCGAGCGGGCCGATGCGGCTCCGGACGACGTGGACGCGCAGTTGGCGGCTTCTGATGCGGAGTTGGCCGCACAGCGGGTGGAGCCGGCCTTCGACCGGCTGGTGCGCACGGTCAAGCGCACCTCGGGCGATGAGCGCAACCGTGTGCGGGAGCATCTGATCGAGATGTTCGAACTCTTCCCCGAAGGGGACGAGCGCGTGGCCACCGCCCGACGCAACTTGGCCAGCGCCCTGTTCTGA
- a CDS encoding MTH1187 family thiamine-binding protein — MLVAFSVAPSGAGDSDSVSEAVAEAVRVVRDSGLPYETTAMFTTVEGEWDEVMDVVKRATEAVSARSPRTSLVVKADIRPGHTNQLQEKVQRVEDHLAEE; from the coding sequence GTGCTGGTGGCATTCAGCGTGGCGCCATCGGGTGCCGGGGATTCGGACAGTGTCAGCGAGGCCGTGGCCGAGGCGGTGCGTGTGGTTCGTGATTCCGGGCTGCCGTACGAGACGACCGCCATGTTCACCACGGTGGAAGGCGAGTGGGACGAGGTCATGGATGTGGTCAAACGGGCGACCGAGGCCGTTTCGGCCCGGTCACCGCGCACCAGCTTGGTCGTCAAAGCCGATATCCGACCCGGGCACACCAATCAGCTCCAGGAGAAGGTGCAGCGCGTCGAGGACCACCTCGCAGAGGAGTGA
- a CDS encoding MarR family winged helix-turn-helix transcriptional regulator yields MSPRQPLPFDPIARAAEIWSERVGPSTTMAAVTSVMRVQQILQSAVDAALRPHNLTFARYEALVLLTFSQRGSLPMRVMGDRLQLHPTSVTNIVDRLEQDGLVQRLSHPTDRRTTLVEITDSGRDLMKHATESVNRIDFGLSGITERQTQQLTELLSRVRHAAGDF; encoded by the coding sequence ATGAGCCCCCGTCAACCGCTGCCCTTCGACCCCATCGCGCGCGCAGCCGAAATCTGGTCCGAACGGGTCGGCCCGTCCACGACGATGGCCGCAGTGACCAGCGTGATGCGGGTGCAGCAGATCCTGCAGTCCGCGGTCGACGCAGCATTGCGCCCGCACAATCTGACCTTCGCACGGTACGAGGCCCTTGTCCTTCTCACGTTTTCCCAGCGCGGCAGCCTGCCGATGCGGGTCATGGGCGATCGGCTGCAACTGCACCCGACCAGCGTCACCAACATCGTCGACCGTCTGGAACAGGACGGTCTGGTGCAACGCCTTTCGCACCCCACCGACCGCCGAACCACGCTCGTCGAGATCACCGATAGTGGCCGCGATCTGATGAAGCATGCGACCGAATCCGTCAACAGGATCGACTTCGGGCTCAGCGGTATCACCGAACGTCAGACACAGCAGCTCACCGAACTGCTCAGCAGGGTTCGGCACGCCGCTGGCGACTTCTGA
- a CDS encoding DUF3817 domain-containing protein: protein MLRTYVGWFRLIAIAEAFSWAGLLIGMVFKYGLGQPLGVTIFGWIHGMVFTAYVVASLLVYGPLRWKFRVLVLALIASVPPFGTVVFERWATRRELLETPIPLGPTSWSRLTGALRALN from the coding sequence GTGCTGAGAACGTATGTTGGATGGTTCCGCCTGATCGCGATCGCCGAGGCGTTTTCCTGGGCGGGCCTGCTGATCGGTATGGTATTCAAATACGGACTGGGGCAGCCGCTGGGCGTCACGATCTTCGGGTGGATCCACGGCATGGTGTTCACCGCTTACGTGGTGGCGAGCCTGCTCGTGTACGGGCCGCTGCGCTGGAAGTTCCGTGTTCTGGTGCTGGCACTGATCGCTTCTGTGCCCCCCTTCGGCACGGTCGTCTTCGAGCGTTGGGCCACCCGGCGTGAGCTGCTGGAAACGCCGATTCCCCTGGGGCCTACCTCATGGTCCCGGCTGACCGGGGCCTTGCGCGCGCTCAATTAG
- a CDS encoding TipAS antibiotic-recognition domain-containing protein → MQPVQDNSDLRRAEAAQDGTALIGYIDPERTDRIGVPDQPGHNRAGADTIGQDWNRISDHIAELFSAGVAENDPRTLKVIGEHYRWICHFWTPDHESYIRLARMYVSQPKFRKRIERRRPAGLAAYLRDAMIAYAWAHLQSTAL, encoded by the coding sequence GTGCAGCCGGTGCAGGACAACTCCGATCTTCGGCGGGCCGAAGCCGCACAGGACGGCACCGCGCTGATCGGCTACATCGACCCGGAACGGACCGACCGCATCGGGGTCCCGGACCAGCCGGGCCACAACCGTGCCGGCGCCGACACGATCGGGCAGGACTGGAATCGGATCAGCGATCACATCGCCGAACTGTTCAGCGCCGGCGTGGCCGAGAACGATCCCCGCACTCTGAAGGTGATCGGCGAACACTATCGCTGGATCTGCCACTTCTGGACACCCGATCACGAATCCTACATTCGGCTCGCGCGGATGTATGTGAGCCAACCGAAGTTCCGCAAGCGCATCGAACGCAGGAGACCCGCGGGGCTGGCCGCCTACCTGCGCGATGCGATGATCGCCTACGCCTGGGCACACCTCCAGTCGACCGCCTTGTAA